One Flavobacterium sp. 90 DNA segment encodes these proteins:
- a CDS encoding RagB/SusD family nutrient uptake outer membrane protein: MKFLKFTLYIFLPIFLFNSCRDYVEVEPVGNNRILKYTSDYRGLANNYNDLSGSGGIYLLADADVEFPTSYESKVSNIWGNSYSWQERIFDPSQGDSGWDGLYKTVYYSNVIINGVMSSQNGTEAQKKEIYAEAFVHRAFAYLQLVNTYGPQFDPTSANSEKAVPLLLKPELFSSLERSTVGQVYDQILSDLKDALANNIQDNPDFNVLPSKKAVYALLARTYLYMGSYQLSLDNAQKALAMQNTLNDLKTFASGYSYPVLIQNPEVIFSKTLLPTYNGAPLSTELLNSFESNDLRYNYYTIPGTNLFPSFTGRGFGIAAYSYTNGVNVGVSVPEMYLISAECYARLGQTQLAVDNLNILRAKRYKTGTTYQLSASTKAEALNLALTERQKELIGRGFRWFDQRRLNLDPAFQKTYTRVFKTVTYTLEPNSRGYVFPINQNYIDLNPELGK, translated from the coding sequence ATGAAATTTCTAAAATTCACACTATATATATTCTTGCCAATATTTCTATTCAACTCTTGTAGAGATTATGTTGAAGTAGAACCGGTAGGAAACAACAGAATCTTAAAATATACTTCTGATTACAGAGGTTTGGCAAACAACTACAACGACCTGAGTGGCTCAGGAGGAATTTATCTTTTGGCTGATGCCGATGTAGAATTCCCGACAAGCTATGAAAGTAAGGTTTCAAACATTTGGGGAAACAGTTACAGCTGGCAGGAAAGAATATTTGATCCTTCACAAGGCGATTCAGGTTGGGATGGTTTATACAAAACAGTTTATTACAGCAATGTGATCATAAACGGTGTAATGTCAAGCCAAAACGGAACTGAAGCACAGAAAAAAGAAATTTATGCTGAAGCTTTTGTTCACAGAGCATTTGCTTATTTGCAATTGGTAAATACATACGGACCACAATTTGATCCAACTTCTGCCAATTCAGAAAAAGCAGTTCCACTATTATTAAAACCGGAATTATTCTCTTCTCTTGAAAGAAGCACTGTTGGACAAGTTTACGATCAGATTCTTTCTGACTTAAAAGATGCATTAGCAAATAACATTCAGGATAATCCGGATTTTAATGTACTTCCTTCAAAAAAAGCCGTTTATGCTTTATTGGCGAGAACGTATCTTTATATGGGATCGTATCAGTTGAGTTTGGATAATGCGCAAAAAGCATTGGCGATGCAAAATACTTTAAACGATTTAAAAACATTTGCCTCAGGATATAGTTATCCGGTTTTGATCCAGAATCCAGAAGTTATATTTTCAAAAACGCTATTACCAACTTACAATGGAGCGCCTTTGTCTACAGAGTTGTTAAACAGTTTTGAAAGCAATGATTTACGCTACAATTATTACACGATTCCAGGAACTAATTTGTTTCCATCATTCACTGGACGAGGATTTGGAATCGCAGCATATAGTTACACAAACGGAGTAAATGTTGGAGTATCTGTTCCTGAAATGTATTTAATTTCGGCCGAATGTTATGCAAGATTAGGACAAACACAACTGGCAGTTGACAATTTGAATATCTTAAGAGCAAAACGTTACAAAACAGGTACAACTTATCAGTTAAGTGCTTCTACAAAGGCAGAAGCTTTGAATCTGGCATTAACAGAAAGACAAAAAGAACTTATTGGAAGAGGATTCCGTTGGTTTGATCAACGCAGATTAAACTTAGATCCTGCTTTTCAAAAAACATATACCAGAGTTTTTAAAACAGTGACTTATACACTTGAGCCAAATAGTCGCGGATATGTATTTCCAATTAATCAAAACTATATTGATTTAAATCCTGAATTGGGTAAATAA
- a CDS encoding TlpA disulfide reductase family protein, translating to MLKKITNIKFLVLAMCAFTLQVTSQETKLRLTGMPDIPIPGSTLNMTYDAKGGPLENINEINGYAYVFNDYNWEIEDLKMKKNGAVWSADFTVPKSCAFMAFKFYANTENGLVTDTGQDTGYMLVVFKEPKVKMPGADLAWATFRNKDFNGQFSGYFKDFTIEGDASEYWLKKEVADNGNNFPKFIDTYIKILKVQKPEKFNELGHRFLGDFTKKMNGLPEEVFVKVQNLYAYDLNDKVKGDSLETVIIKQFPKGAFMRLKAFQKIAPIADAAERNKAALQFLADFPYSSEVPESQNYLYDNVSKMVFGYYFDAKDYAAVLKLIPTMNFASINDCYHQYISRALYVKSVEPTVIETMAVPMIKEMQAKINDLSYMQGIYWSPNQATENAKNQLNDEMVIQIRMYNILKKYKEVLDCFELLPTQKRYEKASINDIHVTALEALNKPTLEVLKSAARANALSEGATEKLKEQYLKEGKKESDFLAYLEKLKKENNPEEKIALMAPVKAPAINVLTADGKPKQLNLNSGKIIVIDFWATWCGPCKKAFPAMQQLVNNFKEDKQVEVYFISTQENKEGYKKEALAYLKEKGLTITTLFDLVKKGGGTNNASFSNYAAIFKSSGIPRKVVIKNGQIRFTSEGYSGNPGQLVDELTNVINVLKKE from the coding sequence ATGTTAAAAAAAATAACAAATATCAAATTTTTGGTACTGGCAATGTGCGCCTTTACCTTACAAGTTACAAGTCAGGAAACGAAGTTGAGATTAACCGGAATGCCAGATATTCCCATTCCGGGTTCAACACTAAATATGACGTATGATGCTAAAGGCGGACCACTTGAAAACATCAATGAAATCAATGGTTATGCTTATGTATTTAATGACTACAATTGGGAAATTGAAGATCTTAAAATGAAGAAAAACGGCGCTGTTTGGAGTGCAGATTTTACGGTTCCAAAAAGTTGTGCCTTCATGGCTTTCAAATTTTATGCAAATACGGAGAATGGTTTAGTGACAGATACAGGTCAAGATACTGGATATATGCTGGTTGTTTTTAAAGAACCTAAAGTAAAAATGCCCGGAGCAGATTTAGCTTGGGCAACTTTTAGAAACAAAGATTTTAATGGACAATTTTCAGGATATTTTAAAGATTTTACAATTGAAGGAGATGCTTCAGAATATTGGTTAAAAAAAGAAGTAGCAGATAACGGAAACAATTTTCCGAAATTTATTGACACTTACATTAAAATATTAAAGGTTCAGAAACCGGAAAAATTTAATGAATTAGGACACCGATTTTTAGGAGATTTTACAAAAAAAATGAACGGTTTACCGGAAGAAGTTTTTGTAAAAGTTCAAAATTTATACGCGTATGATCTGAATGATAAAGTTAAAGGAGATTCTCTTGAAACCGTAATTATAAAACAATTTCCTAAAGGAGCTTTTATGCGTTTGAAAGCGTTCCAGAAAATTGCTCCAATCGCTGATGCTGCTGAAAGAAATAAAGCTGCTCTTCAATTTTTAGCTGATTTTCCGTATAGTTCAGAAGTTCCTGAATCACAGAATTATTTGTATGATAATGTTTCTAAAATGGTGTTTGGTTACTATTTTGATGCCAAAGATTATGCAGCAGTTTTAAAGCTTATTCCAACAATGAATTTTGCCTCAATAAACGATTGTTATCATCAATATATCTCTAGAGCATTGTATGTAAAATCTGTTGAACCAACAGTAATTGAGACTATGGCAGTGCCAATGATCAAAGAAATGCAGGCAAAAATCAATGATTTGTCATACATGCAGGGAATTTACTGGTCGCCAAATCAAGCCACTGAAAATGCAAAAAATCAGTTGAATGATGAGATGGTTATTCAGATTCGTATGTATAACATTTTAAAGAAATACAAAGAAGTTTTGGATTGTTTTGAATTGCTTCCAACTCAAAAACGTTATGAAAAAGCAAGTATCAACGACATTCATGTTACTGCTTTAGAAGCCTTAAATAAACCAACTTTAGAAGTTTTGAAAAGTGCGGCAAGAGCCAATGCATTATCAGAAGGAGCAACGGAAAAATTAAAAGAGCAGTATTTAAAAGAAGGAAAAAAAGAAAGTGATTTCCTGGCTTATTTAGAGAAACTAAAAAAAGAAAATAATCCCGAAGAAAAAATTGCTTTGATGGCGCCTGTAAAAGCTCCGGCAATTAATGTGTTGACTGCCGACGGAAAACCAAAACAATTGAATTTAAACAGCGGAAAAATTATTGTAATCGACTTTTGGGCAACTTGGTGTGGACCTTGCAAAAAAGCGTTTCCTGCTATGCAGCAATTGGTAAATAATTTTAAAGAAGACAAACAAGTTGAAGTTTACTTTATCAGTACACAAGAAAACAAAGAAGGATACAAAAAAGAAGCTTTGGCATATCTAAAAGAAAAAGGTTTAACAATAACGACACTTTTTGATCTTGTAAAAAAAGGCGGCGGAACTAATAATGCATCGTTTTCAAATTATGCAGCAATCTTTAAATCAAGCGGAATTCCGAGAAAAGTAGTGATCAAAAACGGACAAATTCGTTTTACATCTGAAGGATATTCAGGAAATCCTGGGCAGCTTGTAGATGAACTTACCAATGTAATTAATGTTTTGAAAAAAGAATAA
- a CDS encoding SusC/RagA family TonB-linked outer membrane protein: MNKNHDIGFLLPKKIINLTFILIMRVFILVLYLGLTSIYANSAKAQNEISVKVQGASLQTLFSTIQQKSDYVFFYNDDLISSTKKVNLNQYGTVEQILKTALANTGLTYSIIDKQIVIRKVKKVQEEEYELSGIVTDKNGNPLIGVNVVLLRNKNWDITREKGEFRMTVVASDSLRFDYLGYKSQKIAVNNRKFVKAVLSQDVMELTGVEVVASNGYTDIPKERVTGSFEVMGAKELAQVPTVDLASRLEGKMAGVNVDPRTGNITIRGTNSYSVTSPLIVIDGFPQPINDFSFSRRGVSGSSILSYLNPDDVESVTVLKDAAAASIWGSRAANGVVVVVTKKGKKGEPVINFSTTTTMGDKMNLGKLRVMDTKQYIDYEKDLVAGGFVSDDISNWQAKNPSAAQEIMFQQQRGTISMAQRDQLLDKLAQNDNLGQISKYLLRSSITTQYDLSLNGGTEKSSYYLSLGYNKDEAAMRGNESKSYNITLNNSFQIKSFLKLNTGFNYVSSSFQANNTVNEALSNVSSSALRPYDMIADENGKGIDRYIIFRPEVAKGFEAQGYLPWSYNYLDELNYSNVITKGANIRLNASLTATVTNWLNFEAAGMFTSIQNKTRSLSELDSYYSRNAINEATSVDTSGKLVYGIPVGSYLYNTLSDNESQSMRIQMNINKNFNENNGLHFLAGSEIREERREGSSQRFYGYNTDTNSGQSVNPTEYYTTIYGWQTIIGTSDNSISKYRDRYLSYYGLGSYDFMNRYHVSGSVRFDDYNLLGASRKNRALPLWSVGGKWDVNKEFFLREVNWLNNLSARITYGKSGSAPGGGFGSQSAIIGVGSIDYNTQLPTAYISLPENPNIRWETTSTLNFGLDYAVLNNRLRGSVDLYYKKSKDILTNLPFNPTYGWPYLNYNTASLDGHGVDVNLGGLIVNSAFKWNSTLTFAYNTNKVTDSRFIATSTNQYFGSAPIVGTTLTTLYAYKWAGLDATGQSTVYKNDGTIVNASQGISAIDKSDLKKMGTTVAPYFGGFMNDFSFKNFTMAVQITYYAGNVFRNTVLQNYPSYSGVQYGAVAKDELIANRWRQAGDEANTNVPGLANISYNSLNRYQNADINVLPGDNIRLQQVSVGYNVPSKYLDRTFIKSLSFNFAARNLGLLWVKNDLGIDPQYLSNGNYNTLAPQRNYTLQFNCSF, from the coding sequence ATGAATAAAAATCATGATATAGGCTTTCTATTGCCTAAAAAAATCATCAACCTTACTTTTATTTTAATTATGAGAGTATTCATTTTAGTTCTGTATTTAGGATTAACCAGTATTTATGCTAATAGTGCCAAAGCACAAAATGAAATCTCAGTAAAGGTTCAGGGAGCTTCGCTGCAAACCCTCTTTTCTACTATTCAACAAAAAAGCGATTACGTATTTTTTTATAATGATGACTTAATTTCATCTACCAAAAAAGTTAATTTAAATCAATACGGAACAGTTGAGCAAATCTTAAAAACTGCTTTAGCCAATACAGGATTAACGTACAGTATTATAGATAAGCAGATTGTAATTAGAAAAGTCAAAAAAGTACAAGAAGAAGAATATGAACTTAGCGGTATTGTTACCGATAAAAACGGAAATCCGTTAATAGGCGTAAACGTAGTGTTATTGCGTAATAAAAACTGGGATATTACACGTGAAAAAGGAGAATTCAGAATGACAGTTGTTGCAAGTGATTCACTCCGATTTGATTATTTAGGATACAAATCACAAAAGATTGCCGTAAACAATAGAAAATTCGTAAAAGCAGTATTGTCTCAAGATGTAATGGAATTGACAGGAGTTGAAGTTGTAGCATCAAACGGATATACTGATATTCCTAAAGAACGAGTAACAGGATCTTTTGAAGTAATGGGAGCCAAAGAACTTGCGCAAGTACCAACTGTAGATCTTGCATCAAGACTGGAAGGAAAAATGGCAGGCGTAAATGTTGATCCAAGAACCGGTAATATTACCATTAGAGGAACCAATAGTTATAGTGTAACTTCTCCGTTGATCGTTATCGATGGTTTTCCACAACCTATAAATGATTTTAGTTTTAGCAGAAGAGGAGTTTCAGGTTCGTCAATCTTAAGTTACCTTAATCCTGATGATGTAGAAAGTGTTACCGTATTAAAAGATGCTGCGGCGGCTTCTATTTGGGGTTCTCGTGCGGCAAATGGAGTTGTTGTTGTTGTAACCAAAAAAGGTAAAAAAGGAGAGCCGGTAATCAATTTTAGCACCACTACAACAATGGGTGATAAAATGAATTTGGGCAAATTGCGTGTCATGGATACAAAGCAATACATTGATTACGAAAAAGACCTGGTTGCAGGCGGATTTGTATCAGATGATATCAGCAACTGGCAGGCTAAAAACCCAAGTGCAGCTCAGGAAATTATGTTTCAGCAACAAAGAGGAACCATTTCTATGGCACAAAGAGATCAATTGTTAGACAAATTAGCTCAAAATGATAATTTAGGTCAAATAAGTAAATATTTATTACGAAGCTCCATAACTACACAATATGATTTATCTCTTAACGGAGGAACAGAGAAAAGCTCGTATTACTTGTCTTTAGGATATAATAAAGATGAGGCTGCAATGAGAGGAAACGAATCTAAATCGTACAATATAACTTTAAACAACTCTTTTCAAATTAAAAGTTTTTTAAAATTAAATACCGGTTTCAATTATGTTTCGTCTAGTTTTCAGGCAAATAATACAGTTAATGAAGCCTTGTCAAATGTATCTTCTTCGGCATTGCGTCCTTATGATATGATTGCTGATGAAAACGGAAAAGGAATTGACCGCTACATTATTTTCAGACCAGAAGTAGCAAAAGGATTTGAAGCACAAGGATATTTGCCTTGGAGTTATAATTATCTTGATGAGTTAAATTATTCTAACGTAATTACAAAAGGAGCCAACATTAGATTAAATGCAAGTTTAACGGCTACAGTTACAAACTGGTTAAATTTTGAAGCAGCAGGAATGTTTACTTCTATTCAAAATAAAACCAGATCATTAAGTGAATTAGACAGTTATTATTCCAGAAATGCAATCAATGAAGCAACTTCTGTAGATACGTCTGGTAAATTGGTTTATGGAATTCCGGTTGGATCTTACTTATACAACACACTTTCTGACAATGAATCTCAAAGTATGCGTATTCAAATGAATATCAATAAGAATTTTAATGAAAACAATGGTTTACACTTTTTAGCTGGTTCAGAAATCAGAGAAGAACGCAGAGAAGGATCAAGCCAAAGATTTTACGGTTACAATACCGATACAAATTCCGGACAATCTGTAAATCCAACAGAATATTATACGACTATTTACGGATGGCAGACTATTATAGGAACTTCGGATAATAGTATTTCTAAATACAGAGACCGTTATTTATCTTATTATGGTTTAGGTTCTTATGATTTCATGAACAGATATCACGTTTCAGGAAGTGTACGTTTTGATGATTACAATTTATTAGGAGCTTCAAGAAAAAACAGAGCATTACCATTATGGTCCGTAGGAGGAAAGTGGGATGTTAATAAAGAATTCTTTCTAAGAGAGGTAAACTGGTTGAATAATTTATCTGCAAGAATAACCTATGGTAAATCAGGAAGTGCTCCAGGTGGTGGTTTTGGAAGTCAAAGTGCTATAATTGGCGTTGGATCAATTGATTATAATACACAATTGCCAACAGCTTATATTTCATTGCCGGAGAATCCAAATATCAGATGGGAAACTACATCAACACTTAATTTTGGTTTAGATTATGCAGTTTTAAATAATCGCTTACGCGGAAGTGTCGATTTATACTATAAAAAGTCAAAAGATATTCTAACAAATTTACCGTTTAACCCAACTTATGGCTGGCCTTATTTGAACTATAATACCGCTTCATTAGACGGACATGGAGTAGATGTAAACCTTGGCGGACTTATTGTGAACTCCGCTTTCAAATGGAACAGTACTCTTACTTTTGCTTACAACACAAATAAAGTAACAGATTCTCGTTTTATTGCCACAAGTACCAATCAATATTTTGGATCAGCTCCAATAGTAGGTACTACTTTAACCACACTTTATGCTTATAAATGGGCAGGTCTGGATGCAACAGGACAGTCTACAGTTTATAAAAACGACGGTACAATTGTAAATGCATCACAAGGAATATCTGCAATTGACAAAAGCGATTTGAAAAAAATGGGAACTACCGTTGCACCATATTTCGGTGGATTCATGAATGATTTCTCATTTAAAAATTTCACAATGGCAGTTCAGATTACTTATTATGCAGGTAACGTTTTTAGAAATACAGTATTACAAAACTATCCATCTTATTCAGGAGTTCAGTATGGTGCTGTTGCAAAAGACGAATTGATTGCCAACAGATGGAGACAAGCCGGAGACGAAGCTAATACAAATGTTCCTGGTTTAGCAAACATTAGTTATAACAGTTTAAACAGATATCAAAACGCTGATATTAATGTTTTGCCTGGAGATAATATCAGATTACAACAAGTTTCAGTGGGTTATAATGTTCCGTCAAAATATTTAGATAGAACTTTTATAAAGTCATTAAGTTTCAATTTTGCTGCGAGAAATTTAGGTTTATTATGGGTTAAAAATGATTTAGGTATTGATCCTCAATACTTATCAAATGGTAACTACAATACACTGGCGCCTCAACGTAATTATACTTTACAATTTAATTGTAGTTTTTAA
- a CDS encoding sigma-70 family RNA polymerase sigma factor, with protein sequence MENVKKDIDLWSQIKKGDVDAYHKLYDRYVDLLYTFGINYTNDEALVQDAIHDIFVDLYRYRKNLADEVIVKSYLFKSIQRDIFKKLKSQTKVVRLDSVAEGIYKTDSAEDELISSETTFTKHANLALALTSLSKKQRQALHLRFTEDQSYEEISSTLEITLESCRTLIYRALKELRKKL encoded by the coding sequence ATGGAGAATGTTAAGAAAGATATAGATCTGTGGAGTCAAATCAAAAAAGGAGATGTCGATGCATATCATAAATTATATGATCGGTACGTAGATCTCTTATATACTTTTGGGATAAATTATACCAATGACGAAGCTTTAGTACAAGATGCAATTCATGATATTTTTGTAGATCTTTATCGTTACCGTAAAAATCTTGCAGATGAAGTTATTGTTAAATCGTATTTGTTTAAATCGATTCAGCGTGATATTTTCAAAAAATTAAAATCTCAAACCAAAGTGGTACGTTTGGATTCTGTTGCCGAAGGTATTTATAAAACCGACTCAGCAGAAGATGAACTTATATCCAGTGAAACCACATTCACAAAACACGCAAATCTGGCATTGGCTTTAACTTCTTTAAGCAAAAAACAGCGTCAGGCTTTGCATCTTAGATTTACTGAAGATCAATCTTATGAAGAAATTTCTTCTACTTTAGAAATTACCTTAGAATCCTGCAGAACCTTAATTTACAGGGCTTTGAAGGAACTTAGAAAGAAACTTTAA
- a CDS encoding FecR domain-containing protein, translating to MYPNFKILSKETNADLKSKIAESIAFEKQRARRKRLRTISWSAAAVLLIFFGLFAGLITSKQEPQFVSISSIEQFAKSTEKASFEKSKDIKLVLANQEAITVGDSTTIAYDASGNKVNVNNKQIDQKNSAEAQFNTVLVPYGKRAHLSLADGTLVWLNSGSKLIYPTAFNTKNREVFLEGEGIFDVAHNAEKPFFVRAANNYSVRVLGTLFNVSCYPTDAKVSTALLRGKVKVAYAKKGFFSSDTLQTILKPGMIASLDKRNQSIKTTVQNVEPLFSWRKGYYEFSQEKLPLVLDKLTRYYNVSFVMKAKDQNETYSGAFKLNDDLDKVVKTLEATTGLEFVYDETTRKITIN from the coding sequence TTGTACCCAAATTTCAAAATTTTATCAAAAGAAACCAATGCTGATTTAAAATCAAAAATCGCAGAAAGTATTGCATTTGAAAAACAGCGCGCCAGAAGAAAAAGACTTCGAACAATTTCGTGGAGTGCGGCTGCCGTATTGTTAATTTTCTTTGGACTTTTTGCAGGTTTGATTACCAGCAAACAAGAACCACAATTTGTGTCAATTAGTTCAATCGAGCAATTTGCAAAAAGCACAGAAAAAGCTTCTTTTGAAAAAAGTAAAGATATAAAACTGGTTTTGGCAAATCAGGAAGCTATTACCGTTGGAGACAGTACGACAATTGCCTACGATGCGTCAGGAAATAAAGTAAATGTTAACAACAAACAAATCGATCAGAAGAATTCTGCAGAAGCGCAATTCAACACGGTTTTAGTTCCCTACGGAAAACGAGCTCATTTGAGTTTGGCAGACGGAACTTTAGTCTGGCTGAATTCAGGCTCAAAGTTAATTTATCCAACGGCATTTAATACCAAAAACAGAGAAGTGTTTTTGGAAGGCGAAGGAATTTTTGATGTAGCGCACAATGCCGAAAAACCATTTTTTGTGAGAGCAGCCAATAATTATAGTGTTCGAGTTTTAGGAACATTATTTAATGTGAGTTGTTATCCTACTGATGCAAAAGTTTCGACAGCATTATTACGTGGAAAAGTAAAAGTAGCTTACGCGAAAAAAGGATTTTTTAGCAGCGATACTTTGCAAACTATTCTTAAACCGGGAATGATTGCTTCTTTAGACAAAAGGAATCAAAGCATTAAAACGACAGTTCAAAATGTGGAACCATTATTTTCATGGAGAAAAGGATATTATGAGTTTTCGCAGGAAAAACTTCCATTGGTTTTAGACAAATTAACGCGCTATTACAATGTTTCTTTTGTAATGAAAGCAAAAGATCAAAACGAAACATATTCAGGTGCATTTAAACTGAATGACGATTTAGATAAAGTGGTTAAAACATTAGAAGCAACAACAGGTCTTGAGTTTGTTTATGATGAAACAACCCGAAAAATTACTATTAATTAA